In Oncorhynchus masou masou isolate Uvic2021 chromosome 28, UVic_Omas_1.1, whole genome shotgun sequence, the DNA window gagagggtccagattgtctagcccagctgatttgtacgggtccaggttttgcagctctttcagaacatctgctatctggatttgggcgaaggagaagctggagaggcttgggcaagtagctgcggggggtgcgaagctgttggccggggttggggtagccaggaggaaagcctGGCCAGCCGTatagaaatgcttattgaaattctcgattatcgtggatttatcgatggtgacagtgttacctagcctcagtgcagtgggcagctgggaggaggttcacttattctccatggactttacagtgtcccaaaacctttttgagttagagctacaggatgcaaatttatgtttgaaaaagctagcctttgtttTCCTGACTGagtgcgtgtattggttcctgacttccctgaaaagttgcatatcacggggactattcgatgctagtgcagtccgccacaggatgtttttgtgctgatcaagggcagtcaggtctggagtgaaccaagggctatatagattgagggcatctagcttagattgtaggactgccggggtgttaagcatatcccagtttaggtcacctaacagaacgatctctgaagatagatggggggaaatcaattcacatatggtgtccagggcacagctgggagctgaagggggtctataacaggtggcaacagtgagagacttatttctggagagattaatatTTAAAATTAGATgcttgaactgtttgggcatagacctggaaagtatgacagaactttgcaggctatctctggagtagattgcaactcctccccctttggtagttttatcttgacggaaaatgttgtagttgggtttGGAAATCTCagcatttttggtggccttcctaagccaggattcagacacggcaaggacgtaacggttggcagagtgtgctaaagcagtgagtaaaacaaacttagtgaGGAGGCTTCTGAACAAATGAGAGTGTCTGGGGataaatgagagtgcctggggatacgcagggcctggattaacctccacatcacctgaggaacagaggaggagtatgatgagggtacggctaaataaATGGTCGTCTAGTGTGTTGGAGACAGAGAATAAagggagcagatttctgggcgtggtagaatagattcagggcataatgtacagacaggggtatggtggggtgcgggtacagtggaggtaaacccaggctccgagtgatgataagagaggttgcatctctggacaggctagttatgctgggtgaggtcaccgcatgtgtgggaggtgggacaaaggaggtatctgaggcatgttgagtgggactaggagctccgcagtaaactaaaacaataaTAACTGTCCTAAACAACAGTGTACAAGGCATATTGGCATTTGAGAGAGAGGTAAagtgaggcataaagcaatcactggtgttgattgggagagctagctaaggcAACAActggtaagacaacaacagcccTTATCTtacttttttttttcttaaaactgcattgttgccCAAGGacttgtaggtaagcatttcactgtacatcTGTTTTATTTGGTGCATgttacaaatacaatttgatttgattcagctGAGTTCTAGAACTTAGGGAACGATTTGTGCCAAATACAGATCTCTTACTTTTAGAGATGTTCAcaaccagtttattactggccacccattccaaaacagattgcaactctttgttaagggtttcagtgacttcattagctgtggttgctgatgtgaATATAGTTGATCGTTATaaatggacacacatgctttgtttaatgccagtggcaggtcattggtgaaaagagtagagggcctagagagttGCCCTGCAGTAAactacactttacatgtttgacattagagaaacttccattaaagaaaaccctttgaattatattagatagatagcccTGATTCCACGATATGGTAGAGGTTGAATAGCCATAACACCGACGTTCTCAACagcaggttatggtcaataatatcaaaggctgcactgaaatctaacagtacagctcccacaatcttcttatcaatttatttcaaccaatcatctGTCATATGTGTCAGTGCTGTACATGTTGGGTGACATTCTCTATATACCTGCTGAAAGTCGTATTAATTTGTTCACAGagaaaaatttggtaaaacaattttttccaacagtttgcctAGAGTTGGCAGCAAGCTGATATAGATTAAACATTTGACAGATAAGAGTGGCTACAGagtcagttaccatcctcagtagctttccatctaagttgtcaatgccaggtttGTCATTATTGCTCGATAACAATGATTTTTCCGCACAAGTAGACAATGGCCCTGATCGGACAGCTCAGAGCCTCTGCTCTTTTCTGTCCATAAGAAACAATTGGATTGGTGGAAGAGGCAGGGCAGGCCAGGAGCAAGGAAGGAGGGTGTGGTCAGCAAGGCATCCCCCGAGGCTGAATGCCCTAAGGTTTTTATCAGAACGGTTGTAGATTAGTTTTGCCTTTTTGCTTTTCCCAACATGAGTTCGTGGTGTTTTGTTTTAAAAATAGaagtaaaaaagaaaagaaaaagaaaaaatgaGGGATAAAAGAACATCATTAAAATTATAGCTCACAGTTGTGCATGGGGGAGAGGGGTCGGGGTGCTAAGGAGTGCATTCACATATATCTACACATTTTCACATATCTACACATtttcatacacacacatgtattttTTCTTCCTCTCTACCAGGTCAGCTTCAGCATTATGGACATGGGTGTATCTGTGGTCCATTTGGCCTGTCCCAAGGCTTCCTTCAATGATGGGTTGTGAGTGGCTCTGTTGATGAACTTCTGGCCAATGATTGACTGCCTATTGTTGATTGATGTCAGTCCAGATATGCTGTTAACGTAGTGGTTGCTGATGTATCTTGGTAGTCTGTAAACCATTTTTGTTGCCAATTCATCTGCTTAAGGACAGGAAGCGAGGAAAGGAAACATTAATTGTTTAGAAAAAATAATTATGACCAATGACATCTCGGTAACTGCATGTAAGTTACCACCTTATTCATCGCCATTGGACAACATTCACTCTTTAATCGTTGATTGGACGACATCGTTGTAACGTTTCAAGCTTTTTATTTTATTGCGGATGTTTTGGTTCCAATCGAAAACATCAGAAACGGGTGTATTTAGCTAGTTGACTCAAGCCGAGCAGCTAAATAACCAGGACTATCATGAAGAGAGTCACTCTGTTTGTCAACGGAACGTCTTCCAATGGCAAGGTAAGCTAGTTTCCGAGAACCCTATCGGTTCCCTTTCTATATCAACGGCAGCACAGATAACATCACTGCATAGCTactgctgtagctagctacatctcATCTGACCACAGTAGGTACGCTAGGTTGCTAGCAGTACGTCTTTTGTCTGTGTACATCGCCAGATATATATTGTCGCAGGGTTGTATCTGTGGGCTTCATGTGTATTTTGCCGCAGGTTGTGGCGCTGTATGGATCGCTGACAGACCTGCTGTCCGTCGCTAGCAGTAAACTGGGAATCCGAGCCTCCAGCGTTTATAACGGGACAGGCGGTCTTATAGACGACATAACGCTTATAAGGTGAGTTCAAAATTGGCGACATAGCCGAACTAATCAGCTAGCGAGGCAGGATAAAGTTCTGTTCACTGCTAacaccgtgcgtgtgtgtgtgttctgcagggATGATGACGTGCTGTATGTGTCTGAGGGCGACTCCTTTGATGGTAAGTTGACTACAACCTCTCAACAGCTCTATCAGGAGGTACAGTGTGGGATATGCTGTGCTTCTATCTGGGTGGGATGTACTTGCTATCTGTATGACTTCCCTCAGATGCGAGTAAGACAAAGTGTGCAGACCCCCAGGATGACCCTGGTTGTCCAGACTGGTTCCAAACTCACACTGATTGGCTGACGCTCAACGTTGGGGGTTACTGCTTCACCACCACACGGTAACCATGACAACCTTGCAGTCTGTCCACTCCATTCTATTGATACACATAacctgtgtggtgtgttttctcCTCAGGAGCACTCTGGTCAGTAAAGAACCAGCGAGCATGCTGGCCCACATGTTCCGAAACAAAGGTGATGATGTCGCTCCCACAATGCACCACTCACTGCCTGTCTCCTCCACTCAATTTTCATGTCCTgaattccgtgtgtgtgtgtgtgtgtgtgtgtgtgtgtgtgtgtgtgtgtgtagatgtgtgggGTAATAAACAGGACTCCCAGGGTGCCTACCTGATAGACAGAAGTCCAGGCTACTTTGAACCAATCCTCAACTACCTGAGACACGGACAACTCATCATCAATGACGGCATCAACCCACTGGGTATGCCACACACTCACAATGTACACACtggacttacacacacacacacacactaatagcTACTtcatctgtttctctgtctcaggGGTCCTGGAGGAAGCTCGGTTCTTCGGCATTGAGCAACTGGCTGAGCAACTGGAGAACCTgatcaaggtgtgtgtgtgaataccgTAAGTGTGCATGAGGCTTGTCTATCCTAACTACACCATATTTTCTCATTCCCAGAGTTCCCAGCCTGCTGATGACCACTCCCCTCTAACCAGGAAGGAGTTTGTACGTTTCCTGTTGGCCACACCCACCAAGTCAGAGCTGCGTTGTCAGGTAGCACACACTCACCAAAATGTATCTGTTTTCAGTGGCTATGCTCCATCTTGTCTGACACTGTCCTctttgatctccctctctctctcacacacacacacacacacacacacacagggtctgAACTTCAGCGGTGCAGACCTGTCTCGCCTGGACCTGCGCTACATCAACTTTAAGATGGCCAACCTGAGAGCTGCCAACCTCACTCACGCCAACCTCAGTGGTGCCAACCTGGAGCGGGCAGACCTGTCCTCAGCCTGCCTTGacgtgtgttactgtgtgtgtgtgtgttacagggagcTAACCTACAGGGTGTTAAGATGCTGTGTTCTTGTGTGTGTTACTAGAACACAGCATCttaacaccctgtaacacacacaagAACACAGCATCTTAACACCCTGTAGGTTAGCTCCCTGTAACACGCATTAGAACACAGCATCTtaacaccctgtgtgtgtgtgttacagggagcTAACCTACAGGGTGTTAAGATGCTGTGTtttaatgcgtgtgtgtgttacagggagcTAACCTACAGGGTGTTAAGATGCTGTGTtctaatgcgtgtgtgtgttacagggagcTAACCTACAGGGTGTTAAGATGCTGTGTTCTAATGCGGAGGGTGCATCTCTGAGAGGCTGTAACTTTGAGGACCCTGCTGGAGTCAAAGCCAACATGGAGGGTAACACGCACATATAAACACATTTGACttgactcaacacacacacacacacacttggattACAAGGTTCAATACCTTTTCGATCATACTTGGATTTgtattgattgtgtgtgtgtgtgtgtgtgtgtgtgtgtgtgttaggtgccAACCTAAAGGGGGTGGACATGGAGGGTAGTCAGATGACGGGTATCAACCTGCGAGTTGCCACACTGAAGAACGCCAAGCTGAAAAACTGCAACCTGAGAGGAGCTACACTGGCTGGCACAGACCtggaggtaaacacacacacacacacacacacaaaacacctctcaaacatagctccctccctctctttctccccctctctcagaaCTGTGACCTGTCTGGATGTGATCTACAGGAAGCTAACCTTCGGGGCTCCAACGTGAAGGGAGCCATCTTTGAAGAGATGCTGACTCCACTGCACATGTCTCAGAGTGTGCGATAACCCCACTGCACATGTCCCAGCGTGTGCGATAACCCCACTGCACATGTCCCAGCGTGTGCGATAACCCCACTGCACATGTCCCAGCGTGTGCGATAACCCCACTGCACATGTCCCAGCGTGTGCGATAACCCCACTGCACATGTCCCAGCGTGTGCGATAACCCCACTGCACATGTCCCAGCGTGTGCGATAACCCCACTGCACATGTCTCAGCGTGTGCGATAACCCCACTGCACATGTCTCAGCGTGTGCGATAACCCCACTGCACATGTCCCAGCGTGTGCGATAACCCCACTGCACATGTCTCAGCGTGTGCAGTAGGGTTATCGTACACGTCTCAGAATGTGCTACTCCTCCACTGaaccccacacaaacacactcctggTCCTTAAGTCATTCCTCCCAACCCCCTCTGTAGCTCACCACTGATTTTCTCTTCTCAGAAGAGACTAGTTGCCCAATACTATATCAACCCTTAGTAGTCACTTAGCTACCTGAGGGCAGTAGTTGTTCCTCTGACATGAGTGAATATGAAACGAGACCCAGGAATGTTTTAGTTCTGGTACACATGTTTGTATATATGGCGTAAAAGGTTCTACATGTTTGTAAAATAATATATGTATTTTGAAGGTAGATACAGCAGATTCGGGCCAACTTCTGCAACAACAAACAGTGTGAGGTTAAACTTCTTGCTGTTTTGGTCTCGCAGCTATCACGTTGCAGCAGTGTGAAATGCACCCATGCACATGCGCTTATCTGCAATATCTGAGGTTCATGGCAAACGTTATATGGCTGAGTCTCACTTTAATGGGTCCATATGTACATTATCCTACATGGACCATCTTCTCCATGCCAGGGGTTAGATTTCCATCACATGGTGCTACACTTTATCATTGTGAAAATTGTTCTATTTTTGTATCACTATCACTGTATAATTACTGTCGTATGTCTTTTGCAATAAAGGCTCTAGCCTGTTTTTAGTATCTAGTTGTGTTTTTATGTCAAAGGTTCCTCTAAGTGATCCGCACGTATATTTGGCATGCTTTACCCTCGGAAACTTGAGTTAAAGAGACAATATTTGGAAGGATGGCCCCGGCAGACGAGGCACGCATAAAGTGATGCACACATACAAGGGTGTGTAGGGTAACTGGAATGTACCTTATTGTGAAGGTTTGTGTTTGAAACCTGCCTTTTCGGGACAAACCTAAACAAAAGTTTTCCAGCTGTACCGTTgacagcatcttgactggctgcgtcCCTGCTTGGTAGGGCAATAGCACCGCCCTCGATCGCATGGTGCTATAGAGGGTGGTGCGACAGCCCAGAACATCATGGgctgagcttcctgccatccaggacctctatatcaggcaatgtgaaaggaaggcccaaaaaaatgttagactccaaccacccaagtcatagactgttctctctgcttctgcacAGCAAGTGGTAgcagtgcatcaagtctgacaccaacaagCCCCTGAACTGCTTATAACCccatgccataagactgctatatagctaacaaaatggctacacggACTATCTTGAGTTGACctatatatgtaaaaaaaaaaatcacactcacagggccctacacagtcACTCcatttcctcacacacacacataatatgcatatacatttatactgactctactcacatacagacatacagtatatgctgctgctactctgtttatcatatattgTGATGACGAGTCACCATAGcccaatacatatctacctctatacagttgaagtaggaagatacatagccaaatacatttaaactcagtttttcacaattcctgacatttaatcctagttaaaaattccctgtctt includes these proteins:
- the LOC135518114 gene encoding BTB/POZ domain-containing protein KCTD9-like isoform X1, which translates into the protein MKRVTLFVNGTSSNGKVVALYGSLTDLLSVASSKLGIRASSVYNGTGGLIDDITLIRDDDVLYVSEGDSFDDASKTKCADPQDDPGCPDWFQTHTDWLTLNVGGYCFTTTRSTLVSKEPASMLAHMFRNKDVWGNKQDSQGAYLIDRSPGYFEPILNYLRHGQLIINDGINPLGVLEEARFFGIEQLAEQLENLIKSSQPADDHSPLTRKEFVRFLLATPTKSELRCQGLNFSGADLSRLDLRYINFKMANLRAANLTHANLSGANLERADLSSACLDGANLQGVKMLCSNAEGASLRGCNFEDPAGVKANMEGANLKGVDMEGSQMTGINLRVATLKNAKLKNCNLRGATLAGTDLEVNTHTHTHTKHLSNIAPSLSFSPSLRTVTCLDVIYRKLTFGAPT
- the LOC135518114 gene encoding BTB/POZ domain-containing protein KCTD9-like isoform X3, with the translated sequence MKRVTLFVNGTSSNGKVVALYGSLTDLLSVASSKLGIRASSVYNGTGGLIDDITLIRDDDVLYVSEGDSFDDASKTKCADPQDDPGCPDWFQTHTDWLTLNVGGYCFTTTRSTLVSKEPASMLAHMFRNKDVWGNKQDSQGAYLIDRSPGYFEPILNYLRHGQLIINDGINPLGVLEEARFFGIEQLAEQLENLIKSSQPADDHSPLTRKEFVRFLLATPTKSELRCQGLNFSGADLSRLDLRYINFKMANLRAANLTHANLSGANLERADLSSACLDGANLQGVKMLCSNAEGASLRGCNFEDPAGVKANMEGANLKGVDMEGSQMTGINLRVATLKNAKLKNCNLRGATLAGTDLEEANLRGSNVKGAIFEEMLTPLHMSQSVR
- the LOC135518114 gene encoding BTB/POZ domain-containing protein KCTD9-like isoform X4; this encodes MKRVTLFVNGTSSNGKVVALYGSLTDLLSVASSKLGIRASSVYNGTGGLIDDITLIRDDDVLYVSEGDSFDDASKTKCADPQDDPGCPDWFQTHTDWLTLNVGGYCFTTTRSTLVSKEPASMLAHMFRNKDVWGNKQDSQGAYLIDRSPGYFEPILNYLRHGQLIINDGINPLGVLEEARFFGIEQLAEQLENLIKSSQPADDHSPLTRKEFVRFLLATPTKSELRCQGLNFSGADLSRLDLRYINFKMANLRAANLTHANLSGANLERADLSSACLDGANLQGVKMLCSNAEGASLRGCNFEDPAGVKANMEGANLKGVDMEGSQMTGINLRVATLKNAKLKNCNLRGATLAGTDLELPPSLSPPLSEL
- the LOC135518114 gene encoding BTB/POZ domain-containing protein KCTD9-like isoform X2, with amino-acid sequence MKRVTLFVNGTSSNGKVVALYGSLTDLLSVASSKLGIRASSVYNGTGGLIDDITLIRDDDVLYVSEGDSFDDASKTKCADPQDDPGCPDWFQTHTDWLTLNVGGYCFTTTRSTLVSKEPASMLAHMFRNKDVWGNKQDSQGAYLIDRSPGYFEPILNYLRHGQLIINDGINPLGVLEEARFFGIEQLAEQLENLIKSSQPADDHSPLTRKEFVRFLLATPTKSELRCQGLNFSGADLSRLDLRYINFKMANLRAANLTHANLSGANLERADLSSACLDGANLQGVKMLCSNAEGASLRGCNFEDPAGVKANMEGANLKGVDMEGSQMTGINLRVATLKNAKLKNCNLRGATLAGTDLENCDLSGCDLQEANLRGSNVKGAIFEEMLTPLHMSQSVR